One Epinephelus moara isolate mb chromosome 20, YSFRI_EMoa_1.0, whole genome shotgun sequence genomic window carries:
- the trabd gene encoding traB domain-containing protein isoform X2: MDQDNNSEDESVGPSEDPSEEELPCLPPGLSDGEAMELLWQLRSQRRQSSPELPETVTRLTAPDGSLLYLVGTAHFSDSSKKDVATTIRAVQPDVVVVELCQYRVSMLKMDENTLLREAKDINLDKVQQAIKQNGLMSGLMQILLLKVSAHITEQLGMAPGGEFREAFKEAGQVPFCKFHLGDRPIPVTFKRAIAALSLWQKARLAWGLCFLSDPISKEDVEKCKQKDLLEQTMSEMIGEFPALHQTIVAERDIYLTHTLRQATRCVEAPCNAQKVPAVVVGVVGMGHVPGIERNWEKQLNINEIMSVAPPSRFSWVLRTVIKGVMMGMLGYACYRAGGSIGRVLLSLPAVQSLMETLRPPPALSHQ, encoded by the exons ATGGATCAAGACAACAACTCAGAG GATGAGTCAGTCGGCCCATCGGAGGACCCTTCAGAAGAGGAACTGCCTTGTCTACCTCCGGGGCTCT CTGATGGTGAAGCAATGGAGCTGCTGTGGCAGTTGAGATCCCAGCGCCGCCAGTCGTCCCCTGAACTCCCAGAGACAGTGACCCGTCTTACTGCTCCTGACGGCAGCCTCCTATACCTGGTGGGCACTGCCCACTTCAGTGACAGCAGCAAAAAGGATGTGGCCACG ACGATCCGTGCTGTGCAGCCAGacgtggtggtggtggagctgTGCCAGTACAGGGTGTCTATGCTCAAGATGGACGAGAATACACTGCTGAGGGAAGCCAAAGACATCAACCTGGATAAGGTTCAGCAGGCCATCAAACAG aaCGGGCTGATGTCTGGCCTGATGCAGATTCTCCTGCTCAAAGTTTCAGCTCACATCACAGAGCAACTGGGCATGGCTCCTGGAGGAGAGTTTAGGGAGGCCTTCAAAGAG GCTGGACAAGTGCCGTTCTGTAAATTTCACCTTGGGGACAGGCCCATCCCTGTGACGTTCAAGAGGGCCATTGCAGCTCTCAGTCTGTGGCAGAAGGCCCGTCTGGCGTGGGGTCTTTGCTTTCTGTCAGACCCAATCAG TAAAGAGGACGTAGAGAAGTGCAAACAGAAGGACCTGCTCGAGCAGACCATGTCAGAGATGATCGGCGAGTTTCCTGCTCTCCATCAGACCATTGTGGCTGAAAGAGACATCTACCTCACGCACACGCTCCGCCAGGCTACACGCTGTGTGGAGGCCCCCTGTAACGCCCAGA AAGTGCCTGCCGTGGTGGTTGGAGTTGTAGGAATGGGTCACGTCCCTGGAATAGAAAGAAACTGGGAGAAGCAGCTCAACATAAATGAAATCATGAG TGTTGCACCTCCCTCACGTTTCAGCTGGGTGTTGCGCACAGTCATTAAGGGAGTCATGATGGGCATGCTGGGATACGCCTGCTACCGTGCTGGAGGAAGTATAGGTAGAGTCCTGCTGTCTTTGCCTGCAGTCCAATCTTTAATGGAGACTCTGCGGCCACCCCCTGCTCTAAGCCATCAGTGA
- the mapk12a gene encoding mitogen-activated protein kinase 12: MSKRVRPGYYRQEVNKTTWEVPERYRELRQVGTGAYGTVCSAVDSRAGTKVAIKKLYRPFQSELFAKRAYRELRLLKHMKHENVIGLFDVFTADLSLDRFHDFYLVMPFMGTDLGKLMKLQRLSEEKIQYLVYQMLKGLKYIHSAGIIHRDLKPGNLAINQDCELKILDFGLARQADSEMTGYVVTRWYRAPEVILSWMHYTQTVDIWSVGCIMAEMLQGKPLFKGSDHLDQLTEIMKLTGTPSQEFISKLESEDAKSYIKSLPKVEKKDLQKVFPTTNPQAVSVLEHMLLLDPESRVTAAEALEMPYFTEFREPGEETEAQLYDHSLDNTDQPLDQWKRHTFTEILTFKPVLPDSKETAL; encoded by the exons ATGTCTAAGCGAGTCAGACCGGGCTATTACCGCCAAGAAGTCAACAAAACCACATGGGAAGTACCGGAGCGGTACCGGGAGCTGAGGCAGGTGGGGACCGGAGCGTACGGGACGGTGTG CTCAGCAGTGGACTCCAGAGCAGGAACCAAAGTGGCCATCAAGAAGCTGTACAGACCTTTTCAGTCGGAGCTCTTCGCCAAGCGGGCCTACAGGGAGCTGAGGCTTCTCaaacacatgaaacatgaaaat GTGATCGGCCTATTCGATGTGTTTACCGCTGACCTCTCTCTGGACAGATTCCATGACTT TTATCTGGTCATGCCGTTCATGGGGACAGATCTGGGGAAGCTGATGAAGCTGCAGAGgctgtcagaggagaaaattCAGTATTTGGTTTATCAGATGCTCAAAGGGCTTAAG TATATTCATTCTGCTGGTATTATTCACAGG GACCTTAAACCAGGAAATCTTGCCATCAACCAGGATTGTGAGCTCAAg ATCTTGGACTTTGGTTTGGCACGGCAGGCAGACAGCGAGATGACGGGCTATGTGGTGACTCGCTGGTACAGAGCCCCAGAGGTCATCCTGAGCTGGATGCACTACACTCAGACGG TGGACATTTGGTCTGTGGGCTGCATCATGGCAGAGATGCTGCAAGGAAAACCTCTTTTTAAAGGCAGCGACC ACCTAGATCAGCTGACTGAGATCATGAAACTCACAGGAACACCATCTCAGGAATTTATATCAAAACTAGAATCTGAGGAT GCCAAAAGCTACATCAAAAGCCTCCCAAAAGTGGAAAAGAAAGACCTTCAGAAGGTGTTTCCCACAACTAATCCACAAG CCGTGTCTGTGCTGGAGCACATGTTATTGCTGGATCCGGAGAGCAGGGTAACTGCTGCAGAGGCTCTCGAGATGCCTTACTTCACCGAGTTCAGAGAACCAGGGGAGGAGACGGAAGCACAGCTGTACGACCACTCGTTAGACAACACAGACCAGCCCCTGGACCAATGGAAAC GTCACACGTTCACAGAGATCTTGACCTTCAAACCAGTTCTGCCAGATTCTAAGGAAACTGCATTGTAA
- the selenoo1 gene encoding selenoprotein O1, translated as MAYLGPRLAPSRIFIPGVSALRLLGTAGMADDMGLAMSRSPLERLDFDNLVLRKLPLDSSEEPGVRQVKGACFSRVKPQPLTKPRFVAVSHEALALLGLNGEEVMNDPLGPEYLSGTKVMPGSEPSAHCYCGHQFGQFAGQLGDGAACYLGEVKVPPGQDPELLRENPSGRWEIQVKGAGLTPYSRQADGRKVLRSSIREFLCSEVMFFLGIPTTRAGSVVTSDSRVVRDVYYSGNPRHERCSVVLRIAPTFLRFGSFEIFKRADELTGRQGPSYGRDEIRGQMMDYVIEVFYPEIQQNHSDRVERNVAFFREVMRRTAQLVAQWQCVGFCHGVLNTDNMSILGLTLDYGPYGFMDRFDPDFICNASDNSSRYSYQAQPAICRWNLMKLAEALAPELPPDRAEAVMDEYLDLYNGYYLQIMRKKLGLLKKDEPEDEILISELLQTMHNTGADFTNTFRSLSQISCPTEGESEGDEELVKKATDLLLEQCASLEELKAANKPTMDPRELAMLLSMAQSNPALFQMISDRATIARQLDRLSKLRDLMEISQEELKTKQAEEWSRWIARYRKRLARELEGQSDVQAAQEERVRVMDSTNPRVVLRNYIAQNAIEAAENGDFSEVQRVLKVLEKPFSSQPGLELPAWVGGGEAAEQGERDEGEEQQQEVASTSTARNPVPYDSKPPAWAHEICVTUSS; from the exons ATGGCTTATTTAGGACCTCGGCTCGCACCGTCACGCATCTTTATCCCCGGTGTGTCCGCGCTCAGACTCCTCGGTACGGCAGGGATGGCCGATGACATGGGTCTGGCGATGAGTCGTTCCCCGCTGGAGCGGCTCGACTTCGACAACCTCGTCCTCCGGAAACTTCCCCTGGACTCCTCCGAGGAGCCGGGGGTCCGCCAGGTGAAAGGAGCATGTTTCTCCCGGGTGAAGCCGCAGCCGCTGACCAAGCCCCGGTTTGTGGCGGTGTCACATGAAGCCTTGGCGCTGCTGGGACTCAACGGGGAGGAGGTCATGAACGACCCGCTGGGGCCGGAGTATCTGAGCGGAACCAAAGTCATGCCAGGATCCGAGCCCTCTGCTCACTGCTACTGCGGACACCAATTCGGCCAGTTCGCCGGGCAGCTGGGCGACGGGGCGGCCTGTTACCTGGGGGAGGTGAAGGTGCCGCCCGGCCAAGACCCCGAACTGCTGCGGGAAAACCCGAGCGGCCGGTGGGAGATCCAGGTGAAAGGAGCCGGTCTGACCCCTTATTCCAG ACAAGCTGATGGCCGTAAAGTCCTGCGCTCCAGTATCAGAGAGTTCCTGTGCAGTGAGGTGATGTTCTTCCTGGGTATTCCCACCACCAGAGCAGGCTCCGTAGTGACCTCTGACAGCAGGGTCGTGCGAGATGTGTACTACAGCGGGAACCCTCGCCATGAGAGATGCTCTGTGGTCCTCCGCATTGCTCCCACCTTCCTCAG GTTCGGATCCTTTGAGATCTTCAAGCGGGCCGATGAGTTAACGGGACGTCAGGGTCCCAGCTATGGACGTGATGAGATCCGAGGTCAGATGATGGATTATGTGATTGAGGTGTTTTACCCTGAGATCCAGCAGAATCATTCAGACAGGGTGGAGAGGAACGTGGCTTTCTTCAGAGAG GTGATGCGGCGCACAGCTCAACTTGTGGCTCAGTGGCAGTGTGTAGGTTTCTGCCATGGAGTCCTGAACACAGACAACATGAGCATCCTGGGACTTACGCTGGACTATGGTCCATATGGCTTCATGGACAG GTTTGATCCAGATTTCATTTGCAATGCCTCCGACAACTCCAGCCGATACTCCTATCAGGCCCAGCCAGCCATCTGCAGGTGGAACCTGATGAAGCTTGCAGAGGCTCTTGCTCCAGAGCTTCCACCAGACCGGGCTGAGGCCGTTATGGACGAGTACCTGGATCTGTATAACGGCTACTACCTGCAGATCATGAGGAAGAAGCTGGGCTTATTGAAGAAGGACGAGCCTGAAGACGAGATCTTGATCTCGGAGCTTCTGCAGACCATGCACAACACAG GTGCTGACTTCACCAACACCTTCCGAAGCCTGAGTCAGATTTCCTGTCCCACTGAGGGAGAAAGTGAGGGAGATGAGGAGCTTGTCAAAAAAGCCACTGACCTACTGCTGGAGCAGTGCGCCTCCTTAGAGGAGCTCAAGGCTGCCAACAAACCCACGATGGACCCACG TGAGCTGGCGATGCTGCTCTCTATGGCTCAGAGCAACCCAGCGCTGTTCCAGATGATCTCAGACAGGGCTACAATTGCGAGACAGTTGGACAGACTCAGCAAACTGAGAGACCTGATGGAGATCAGTCAGGAAGAGCTGAAAACCAAACAGGCGGAAGAGTGGAGCCGCTGGATCGCACGCTATAG GAAGCGTCTGGCTCGGGAGCTGGAAGGCCAGAGTGATGTGCAAGCAGCgcaggaggagagggtgagggTGATGGATAGCACCAACCCTCGCGTGGTGCTCAGGAACTACATCGCCCAGAATGCAATTGAGGCTGCAGAGAATGGTGACTTCTCGGAG GTCCAGCGGGTCCTCAAGGTGCTGGAAAAGCCTTTCTCTTCGCAGCCAGGCCTGGAGCTTCCTGCGTGGGTGGGCGGAGGCGAGGCTGCTGAACAGGGGGAGAGggatgaaggagaggagcaacaGCAAGAGGTGGCATCTACATCCACTGCCAGAAATCCTGTCCCCTATGACAGCAAGCCCCCAGCTTGGGCCCATGAAATCTGCGTCACATGATCTTCGTAA
- the trabd gene encoding traB domain-containing protein isoform X1 — MSSSCSLSHAALSASNMDQDNNSEDESVGPSEDPSEEELPCLPPGLSDGEAMELLWQLRSQRRQSSPELPETVTRLTAPDGSLLYLVGTAHFSDSSKKDVATTIRAVQPDVVVVELCQYRVSMLKMDENTLLREAKDINLDKVQQAIKQNGLMSGLMQILLLKVSAHITEQLGMAPGGEFREAFKEAGQVPFCKFHLGDRPIPVTFKRAIAALSLWQKARLAWGLCFLSDPISKEDVEKCKQKDLLEQTMSEMIGEFPALHQTIVAERDIYLTHTLRQATRCVEAPCNAQKVPAVVVGVVGMGHVPGIERNWEKQLNINEIMSVAPPSRFSWVLRTVIKGVMMGMLGYACYRAGGSIGRVLLSLPAVQSLMETLRPPPALSHQ, encoded by the exons ATGTCTTCATCGTGCTCTCTGTCACACGCAGCTCTCAGTGCTTCAAACATGGATCAAGACAACAACTCAGAG GATGAGTCAGTCGGCCCATCGGAGGACCCTTCAGAAGAGGAACTGCCTTGTCTACCTCCGGGGCTCT CTGATGGTGAAGCAATGGAGCTGCTGTGGCAGTTGAGATCCCAGCGCCGCCAGTCGTCCCCTGAACTCCCAGAGACAGTGACCCGTCTTACTGCTCCTGACGGCAGCCTCCTATACCTGGTGGGCACTGCCCACTTCAGTGACAGCAGCAAAAAGGATGTGGCCACG ACGATCCGTGCTGTGCAGCCAGacgtggtggtggtggagctgTGCCAGTACAGGGTGTCTATGCTCAAGATGGACGAGAATACACTGCTGAGGGAAGCCAAAGACATCAACCTGGATAAGGTTCAGCAGGCCATCAAACAG aaCGGGCTGATGTCTGGCCTGATGCAGATTCTCCTGCTCAAAGTTTCAGCTCACATCACAGAGCAACTGGGCATGGCTCCTGGAGGAGAGTTTAGGGAGGCCTTCAAAGAG GCTGGACAAGTGCCGTTCTGTAAATTTCACCTTGGGGACAGGCCCATCCCTGTGACGTTCAAGAGGGCCATTGCAGCTCTCAGTCTGTGGCAGAAGGCCCGTCTGGCGTGGGGTCTTTGCTTTCTGTCAGACCCAATCAG TAAAGAGGACGTAGAGAAGTGCAAACAGAAGGACCTGCTCGAGCAGACCATGTCAGAGATGATCGGCGAGTTTCCTGCTCTCCATCAGACCATTGTGGCTGAAAGAGACATCTACCTCACGCACACGCTCCGCCAGGCTACACGCTGTGTGGAGGCCCCCTGTAACGCCCAGA AAGTGCCTGCCGTGGTGGTTGGAGTTGTAGGAATGGGTCACGTCCCTGGAATAGAAAGAAACTGGGAGAAGCAGCTCAACATAAATGAAATCATGAG TGTTGCACCTCCCTCACGTTTCAGCTGGGTGTTGCGCACAGTCATTAAGGGAGTCATGATGGGCATGCTGGGATACGCCTGCTACCGTGCTGGAGGAAGTATAGGTAGAGTCCTGCTGTCTTTGCCTGCAGTCCAATCTTTAATGGAGACTCTGCGGCCACCCCCTGCTCTAAGCCATCAGTGA